From a region of the Solanum stenotomum isolate F172 chromosome 2, ASM1918654v1, whole genome shotgun sequence genome:
- the LOC125855350 gene encoding probable protein phosphatase 2C 27 isoform X2 — protein MHMAAYTDFSPPFAIVEGSYSKENTSAVTDELLEGSNELKTTSDKQLRDPSVVRYSVNSTALVADTDLDFEITEKGFQHPSEGQSNFELIFRSGSCAEKGPKQYMEDEHICIDDLVIHVNEIAGSTSPAAFYGVFDGHGGTDASLFVRNNILKFIMEDPCFPMCLEKALKNAFLKADYAFADDSSIDISSGTTALTALMFGRNMIVANAGDCRAVLGKRGKAIELSKDHKPNSASERHRIEKLGGVIYDGYLNGQLSIARALGDWHMKGPKGSAYPLSAEPEFQETLLTEDDEFLIMGCDGLWDVMSSQCAVTMARKELMLHNDPERCSRELVREALKRNTCDNLTVIVICFSPDPPPRIEIPPTRICRSISVEGLNLLKSVMDSNS, from the exons ATGCATATGGCTGCCTATACAGATTTTTCACCACCATTTGCTATAGTAGAAGGGAGTTACAGTAAGGAGAATACATCTGCTGTTACAGATGAATTACTAGAGGGATCAAATGAACTAAAGACGACGAGTGATAAGCAACTACGAGATCCTTCTGTTGTACGGTATTCAGTGAACTCTACTGCACTTGTAGCAGACACTGATTTG GATTTTGAAATAACTGAGAAGGGTTTCCAACACCCTTCAGAGGGACAATCAAACTTTGAACTAATATTTCGTTCTGGAAGTTGTGCTGAGAAAGGACCCAAACAGTACATGGAGGATGAACATATCTGTATAGATGATCTAGTCATACATGTTAATGAAATTGCAGGTTCCACTTCCCCTGCAGCGTTCTATGGG GTCTTTGATGGCCATGGGGGTACTGATGCCTCATTATTTGTGAGGAATAATATTCTCAAGTTCATAATGGAGGACCCCTGTTTTCCCATGTGTTTAGAGAAGGCACTCAAGAATGCTTTTCTGAAAGCTGACTATGCCTTTGCCGACGATAGTTCTATCGACATATCCTCTGGCACCACAGCATTGACAGCTCTAATGTTTGGAAG AAACATGATCGTTGCTAATGCAGGGGATTGTCGTGCTGTGCTAGGGAAACGAGGTAAAGCCATTGAGTTGTCTAAGGACCACAAACCAAATAGCGCATCTGAAAGGCATCGAATAGAAAAACTTGGAGGAGTCATATATGACGGATACTTGAACGGACAGTTATCTATAGCGCGTGCCTTGGGAGATTGGCACATGAAAGGCCCAAAAGGTTCTGCCTACCCCTTGAGTGCAGAGCCGGAGTTTCAGGAAACATTGTTAACCGAGGATGATGAGTTCCTAATCATGGGTTGTGATGGTCTTTGGGATGTTATGAGCAGCCAATGTGCTGTTACGATGGCCAGGAAAGAACTCATGCTACATAATGACCCAGAAAGATGTTCAAGAGAACTGGTAAGGGAAGCCCTCAAGCGCAACACATGTGATAACTTAACAGTCATTGTAATTTGTTTTTCTCCTGATCCTCCACCTAGGATTGAAATTCCTCCTACTCGAATATGTAGAAGCATATCAGTTGAAGGACTGAATCTTCTAAAAA GTGTAATGGATAGCAACTCATGA
- the LOC125855156 gene encoding uncharacterized protein LOC125855156 isoform X1, whose amino-acid sequence MTWTAVLIQILVHSFCDSGTGRSWQEDGEIGQMAIKLYTRSIILIVVIVFLSVLQAALCIEDKCSACSAIAEELEHGLLKEKPRNHLDMRHRLDSKGQREGKLIDYRGSELRVVELLDDLCEKMQDYTLEKVDSSTNTWIKVNNWDLLKTNKQEARAHSKAMSSFCGRLLEQTEDELAELIKKGSVKVGDVTKVLCEDLSYYCKGTSSSNKAVNDEDEDTDREL is encoded by the exons ATGACGTGGACCGCCGTTCTCATTCAAATACTTGTACATAGCTTCTGCGATTCCGGTACCGGCAGAAGTTGGCAGGAAGACGGAGAAATCGGGCAAATGGCGATTAAGCTGTATACGAGAtctattattttgattgttgttattgttttcttaTCTGTTTTACAAGCTGCGCTCTGCATCGAAGATAAATGTTCTGCTTGTTCCGCCATTGCT GAGGAGCTAGAGCATGGACTATTGAAA GAAAAGCCAAGAAACCATCTAGACATGAGACATCGCTTGGATTCTAAAGGTCAGCGTGAAGGGAAACTTATTGATTACAG AGGCAGTGAGTTGCGAGTTGTTGAACTCTTAGATGACCTCTGTGAAAAGATGCAAGATTATACACTGGAGAAG GTGGATTCAAGCACCAACACGTGGATCAAAGTTAACAATTGGGACCTTCTCAAGACTA ATAAGCAAGAAGCTCGAGCACATTCAAAAGCTATGTCATCCTTTTGTGGAAG GTTACTCGAGCAAACTGAAGATGAG TTGGCAGAGTTGATAAAGAAAGGATCTGTCAAAGTTGGAGATGTAACCAAGGTATTATGTGAAGATCTCAGCTACTATTGCAAGGGGACAAG CAGCTCCAATAAGGCAGTAAATGATGAAGACGAAGATACAGACCGAGAACTTTGA
- the LOC125854487 gene encoding U-box domain-containing protein 44, giving the protein MAESWDGNHDPGSPSEESYHLERLHIEPIYDAFICPLTKQVMQDPVTLENGMTFERESIEKWFKECRDSGRKPVCPLTHRDLKSTELNPSIALRNTIEEWNARNEAAQIDMARRSLSMGSAEGDIMQALKFVQHLCQKSRTNKHVIRNADLIPMIVDMLKTSSRRVRCKALETLLVVVEDDDDNKEVMAEGDNVRTIVKFLSNEQSKEREAAISLLYELSKSKNLCGKIGSVNGAILILVGMASSKSENLVSVEKAENTLENLEKCEINVKQMAENGRLQPLLTLLLEGSSDTKLSMAVFLGELVLNNDVKVLVARTVGSSLISIMRHGDMSSREAALKSLNQISSDESSAKILIEAGILPPLVKDLFFVGANQLPMKLKEVSATILANIVNTGYDFDSVPVGSEHQTLVSEDIVHNFLHLISNTGPAIECKLLQVLFGLTSSPTTVFNVVSAIKSSAATISLVQFIEAPQKDLRVASIKLLRNLSPHMGQELARCLRGTSGQLGSLIKVISENTGITEEQAAAVGLLADLPERDRGLTRQMLDEGAFQLAISRIGSIRQGETRGNRFVTPYLEGLVKVLSRITFVLNDEPNAVSLCREQNVAALFIELLQTNGLDNVQMVSAMALENLSQESKNLTKLPEIPKPGFCVSIFPCLSKPPVITGLCKVHRGTCSLRDTFCLLEGQAVDKLVALLDHTNEKVVEASLAAVCTLLDDGVDIEQGVHELCEAEGIKPILLVLLEKRTETLRRRAVWAVERLLRTEDISFEVSGDPNVSTALVDAFQHGDYRTRQIAERALKHVDRIPNFSGVFPNTG; this is encoded by the exons ATGGCTGAAAGCTGGGATGGGAATCATGATCCTGGTAGCCCGTCCGAGGAGAGTTACCATCTCGAGAGACTGCACATAGAGCCAATTTATGATGCATTCATATGCCCTTTGACAAAACAAGTAATGCAGGATCCTGTTACTCTGGAAAATGGCATGACTTTTGAGAGGGAATCTATTGAAAAATGGTTCAAGGAATGTAGGGATAGTGGAAGAAAGCCTGTTTGCCCTTTAACACATAGAGATCTGAAAAGCACAGAGCTGAATCCAAGTATAGCTCTACGAAATACCATTGAAGAATGGAATGCAAGGAATGAAGCTGCACAAATTGATATGGCTCGCAGAtcattatctatgggtagtgccGAGGGTGATATTATGCAGGCTTTAAAGTTTGTTCAGCACCTTTGCCAAAAAAGTCGCACCAACAAACATGTTATCCGAAATGCAGATCTCATACCCATGATTGTAGACATGTTAAAAACCAGCAGCCGCAGAGTTCGATGTAAAGCTCTTGAAACGCTTCTAGTTGTGGTAGAGGACGACGATGACAATAAG GAAGTAATGGCTGAGGGCGACAATGTACGCACAATAGTCAAGTTCTTATCAAATGAACAATCCAAAGAAAGAGAGGCAGCCATTTCTTTGCTGTATGAGCTATCCAAATCGAAAAATTTGTGCGGAAAGATCGGTTCAGTTAATGGGGCCATTCTGATTCTGGTTGGGATGGCCAGCAGCAAATCTGAGAATCTTGTGTCTGTTGAAAAGGCTGAGAATACTCTGGAGAATCTGGAAAAGTGTGAGATTAATGTAAAACAAATGGCAGAAAATGGCCGGCTGCAACCCCTATTAACTCTACTACTTGAAG GATCGTCAGACACCAAACTCTCCATGGCTGTTTTCCTTGGTGAGCTGGTTCTTAATAATGATGTGAAAGTGTTAGTGGCTAGAACTGTTGGTTCATCACTGATCAGTATCATGAGACATGGTGATATGTCATCAAGGGAGGCTGCTCTAAAATCTCTAAATCAAATCTCGTCTGATGAGTCTAGTGCCAAGATCCTCATAGAGGCAGGTATACTTCCCCCTCTCGTCAAAGATCTATTCTTTGTTGGGGCCAACCAATTGCCCATGAAACTGAAAGAGGTCTCTGCCACAATTCTTGCAAATATCGTCAACACAGGTTATGATTTTGATTCAGTTCCAGTTGGATCTGAACATCAGACTCTTGTCTCAGAGGACATAGTTCACAACTTTCTACATCTTATTAGCAACACTGGTCCTGCAATAGAATGCAAGCTTCTCCAGGTTCTTTTTGGACTCACGAGTTCTCCCACAACTGTTTTTAATGTTGTTTCTGCCATTAAAAGCTCAGCTGCTACTATTAGTTTGGTTCAGTTTATAGAGGCTCCACAGAAAGATCTTCGAGTAGCTTCGATAAAGCTTCTGCGGAACCTCTCTCCACACATGGGTCAAGAACTTGCTCGTTGCTTACGTGGTACATCAGGTCAGCTTGGTAGTCTAATTAAAGTCATATCAGAGAACACTGGTATAACCGAGGAGCAAGCTGCAGCAGTTGGACTTTTAGCTGATCTCCCTGAAAGAGATAGGGGACTTACAAGGCAAATGCTAGATGAAGGTGCTTTCCAGCTGGCAATCTCCAGGATTGGCAGTATCCGACAAGGAGAGACAAGAGGGAATCGCTTTGTTACGCCATATCTAGAAGGGCTCGTGAAGGTTCTCTCAAGGATCACATTTGTTTTAAATGATGAGCCTAATGCTGTTTCACTTTGTCGTGAACAGAATGTTGCTGCACTCTTCATTGAACTTTTGCAGACCAATGGACTTGACAATGTGCAGATGGTTTCCGCCATGGCTTTGGagaacttatctcaagaatccAAAAACTTGACCAAATTGCCCGAGATACCAAAGCCAGGTTTTTGTGTCTCGATCTTCCCTTGTTTGAGCAAACCACCAGTTATAACAGGATTGTGTAAGGTCCATCGCGGGACATGCTCTCTGAGAGACACCTTCTGTCTCTTGGAAGGACAAGCGGTGGACAAGTTGGTGGCACTTCTGGACCACACAAATGAAAAGGTTGTTGAGGCATCACTTGCAGCTGTATGCACTTTGTTAGATGATGGAGTTGATATTGAACAAGGTGTCCATGAATTGTGTGAGGCTGAAGGAATCAAACCTATACTGCTTGTGTTACTTGAGAAGCGGACTGAGACTCTCCGCAGAAGAGCAGTTTGGGCAGTTGAAAGATTACTTCGTACAGAGGATATCTCCTTTGAAGTTTCTGGTGATCCAAATGTGAGCACAGCCCTCGTAGATGCTTTTCAACATGGTGATTATAGGACACGACAGATTGCTGAGCGGGCACTGAAGCATGTTGACAGAATTCCAAACTTCTCCGGCGTATTCCCTAACACAGGCTGA
- the LOC125855156 gene encoding uncharacterized protein LOC125855156 isoform X2, giving the protein MTWTAVLIQILVHSFCDSGTGRSWQEDGEIGQMAIKLYTRSIILIVVIVFLSVLQAALCIEDKCSACSAIAEELEHGLLKEKPRNHLDMRHRLDSKGQREGKLIDYRGSELRVVELLDDLCEKMQDYTLEKVDSSTNTWIKVNNWDLLKTNKQEARAHSKAMSSFCGRLLEQTEDELAELIKKGSVKVGDVTKVLCEDLSYYCKGTSSNKAVNDEDEDTDREL; this is encoded by the exons ATGACGTGGACCGCCGTTCTCATTCAAATACTTGTACATAGCTTCTGCGATTCCGGTACCGGCAGAAGTTGGCAGGAAGACGGAGAAATCGGGCAAATGGCGATTAAGCTGTATACGAGAtctattattttgattgttgttattgttttcttaTCTGTTTTACAAGCTGCGCTCTGCATCGAAGATAAATGTTCTGCTTGTTCCGCCATTGCT GAGGAGCTAGAGCATGGACTATTGAAA GAAAAGCCAAGAAACCATCTAGACATGAGACATCGCTTGGATTCTAAAGGTCAGCGTGAAGGGAAACTTATTGATTACAG AGGCAGTGAGTTGCGAGTTGTTGAACTCTTAGATGACCTCTGTGAAAAGATGCAAGATTATACACTGGAGAAG GTGGATTCAAGCACCAACACGTGGATCAAAGTTAACAATTGGGACCTTCTCAAGACTA ATAAGCAAGAAGCTCGAGCACATTCAAAAGCTATGTCATCCTTTTGTGGAAG GTTACTCGAGCAAACTGAAGATGAG TTGGCAGAGTTGATAAAGAAAGGATCTGTCAAAGTTGGAGATGTAACCAAGGTATTATGTGAAGATCTCAGCTACTATTGCAAGGGGACAAG CTCCAATAAGGCAGTAAATGATGAAGACGAAGATACAGACCGAGAACTTTGA
- the LOC125855350 gene encoding probable protein phosphatase 2C 27 isoform X1, translating to MHMAAYTDFSPPFAIVEGSYSKENTSAVTDELLEGSNELKTTSDKQLRDPSVVRYSVNSTALVADTDLDFEITEKGFQHPSEGQSNFELIFRSGSCAEKGPKQYMEDEHICIDDLVIHVNEIAGSTSPAAFYGVFDGHGGTDASLFVRNNILKFIMEDPCFPMCLEKALKNAFLKADYAFADDSSIDISSGTTALTALMFGRNMIVANAGDCRAVLGKRGKAIELSKDHKPNSASERHRIEKLGGVIYDGYLNGQLSIARALGDWHMKGPKGSAYPLSAEPEFQETLLTEDDEFLIMGCDGLWDVMSSQCAVTMARKELMLHNDPERCSRELVREALKRNTCDNLTVIVICFSPDPPPRIEIPPTRICRSISVEGLNLLKSVLESNS from the exons ATGCATATGGCTGCCTATACAGATTTTTCACCACCATTTGCTATAGTAGAAGGGAGTTACAGTAAGGAGAATACATCTGCTGTTACAGATGAATTACTAGAGGGATCAAATGAACTAAAGACGACGAGTGATAAGCAACTACGAGATCCTTCTGTTGTACGGTATTCAGTGAACTCTACTGCACTTGTAGCAGACACTGATTTG GATTTTGAAATAACTGAGAAGGGTTTCCAACACCCTTCAGAGGGACAATCAAACTTTGAACTAATATTTCGTTCTGGAAGTTGTGCTGAGAAAGGACCCAAACAGTACATGGAGGATGAACATATCTGTATAGATGATCTAGTCATACATGTTAATGAAATTGCAGGTTCCACTTCCCCTGCAGCGTTCTATGGG GTCTTTGATGGCCATGGGGGTACTGATGCCTCATTATTTGTGAGGAATAATATTCTCAAGTTCATAATGGAGGACCCCTGTTTTCCCATGTGTTTAGAGAAGGCACTCAAGAATGCTTTTCTGAAAGCTGACTATGCCTTTGCCGACGATAGTTCTATCGACATATCCTCTGGCACCACAGCATTGACAGCTCTAATGTTTGGAAG AAACATGATCGTTGCTAATGCAGGGGATTGTCGTGCTGTGCTAGGGAAACGAGGTAAAGCCATTGAGTTGTCTAAGGACCACAAACCAAATAGCGCATCTGAAAGGCATCGAATAGAAAAACTTGGAGGAGTCATATATGACGGATACTTGAACGGACAGTTATCTATAGCGCGTGCCTTGGGAGATTGGCACATGAAAGGCCCAAAAGGTTCTGCCTACCCCTTGAGTGCAGAGCCGGAGTTTCAGGAAACATTGTTAACCGAGGATGATGAGTTCCTAATCATGGGTTGTGATGGTCTTTGGGATGTTATGAGCAGCCAATGTGCTGTTACGATGGCCAGGAAAGAACTCATGCTACATAATGACCCAGAAAGATGTTCAAGAGAACTGGTAAGGGAAGCCCTCAAGCGCAACACATGTGATAACTTAACAGTCATTGTAATTTGTTTTTCTCCTGATCCTCCACCTAGGATTGAAATTCCTCCTACTCGAATATGTAGAAGCATATCAGTTGAAGGACTGAATCTTCTAAAAAGTGTACTGGAAAGCAACTCGTGA
- the LOC125854877 gene encoding F-box/kelch-repeat protein At5g42350-like — MTSERLTGEESLQQDLESLSVSKRLVRSVSQKLKKKNHRSGGEEEDDSKGISLRCLTLYGRGGGCKVGADTGDDLGDSCGRRRSNASEEGKGYNPICGNEETSVDCFSYGMREKFWRRSNRKSLELEAALQNKSMNVFLPDDILEMCLLRLPFISLVNARMVCKKWRNLTMTPRFWRMRQEGSFQSPWLFLFGVVKDGCCSAEIHAFDVSFNQWHKMNSEVLKGRFLFSVAGIHDDVYVVGGCSSLANFGKVDKSSFKTHKSVLVFSPLMRTWRKAAPMKHARSSPILGTYEISSDCLIIRNQQTRGDKRFYRPRVGGVSDVYEDPHRLSVRRQFRHSLDENEVTFFPNVKPYKFVKQKSEHSNKDQRRFLLIAVGGLGCWDEPLDSGEIYDSMSNKWTEIQRLPVDFGIACSGVVCNGLFYVYSETDKLAAYDVEKGYWVRIQTSPFPPRVHEYHPKLICCNSRLFMLSVSWCEGEGQIGRRNKAVRKLWELDLMPLTWREVSIHPDAPMDWNAAFIADKNSIFGVEMFKIFGQVLDFLTVGDVTDAGINWSHISRNRLAQELDAASCLTKSMAVLHL; from the coding sequence ATGACATCAGAAAGATTAACAGGAGAAGAATCTCTTCAACAAGATCTGGAGTCTTTAAGCGTGTCTAAAAGGTTAGTCAGAAGTGTGAGCCAaaagttgaaaaagaagaaCCATAGAAgtggaggagaagaagaggatgaCAGCAAGGGTATTTCCTTGAGATGTCTAACGCTATATGGCAGAGGGGGTGGTTGCAAAGTGGGTGCTGACACTGGTGACGACCTAGGGGATTCATGCGGTAGAAGAAGATCAAATGCAAGTGAGGAAGGCAAAGGGTACAACCCGATATGTGGAAATGAAGAAACATCAGTAGATTGCTTCTCTTATGGGATGAGGGAAAAATTCTGGAGGAGGTCTAATAGGAAATCTCTGGAGCTTGAAGCAGCACTCCAGAACAAAAGCATGAATGTGTTTTTGCCAGATGATATCCTCGAAATGTGCTTATTGAGGCTTCCATTTATAAGTCTTGTGAATGCTAGGATGGTCTGCAAGAAATGGAGAAACTTGACAATGACACCTCGTTTCTGGCGAATGAGGCAGGAAGGTTCATTCCAGAGTCCATGGTTGTTTCTTTTTGGGGTTGTAAAAGATGGCTGTTGTTCCGCAGAAATACATGCATTTGATGTTTCCTTCAACCAATGGCACAAAATGAATTCTGAAGTTCTGAAAGGGAGGTTTTTATTCTCTGTTGCTGGTATCCATGATGATGTTTACGTTGTTGGAGGTTGTTCTAGCCTTGCTAACTTTGGGAAGGTTGATAAGAGCTCATTCAAGACACATAAAAGTGTGCTCGTTTTTAGTCCCTTGATGAGAACGTGGCGTAAAGCTGCACCGATGAAGCATGCAAGATCATCCCCTATTTTAGGAACTTATGAGATCAGTTCAGATTGTTTAATTATTAGGAATCAACAAACTCGAGGAGACAAAAGATTTTACCGTCCAAGAGTTGGTGGTGTATCTGATGTTTATGAAGATCCTCATAGACTTTCAGTGAGACGCCAATTTCGACATTCTCTGGATGAGAACGAAGTTACATTCTTTCCCAATGTGAAACCATACAAGTTTGTCAAACAAAAAAGCGAACATTCAAATAAAGATCAAAGACGCTTTCTCTTGATTGCTGTAGGAGGTCTTGGGTGCTGGGATGAGCCTCTGGATTCTGGGGAAATTTATGATTCCATGTCAAATAAATGGACAGAGATCCAGAGGCTTCCTGTAGATTTCGGAATAGCTTGTTCAGGGGTTGTGTGCAATGGGTTGTTTTATGTTTATTCAGAAACTGATAAGCTAGCTGCATATGATGTTGAGAAGGGCTATTGGGTTAGAATCCAAACTAGTCCATTCCCTCCCCGAGTTCATGAATACCACCCTAAACTTATATGCTGCAATAGTCGGCTATTCATGCTCTCCGTCTCCTGGTGTGAAGGGGAAGGTCAGATTGGCAGGAGAAACAAAGCAGTAAGGAAGCTCTGGGAGCTAGATCTTATGCCTCTCACTTGGAGAGAAGTTTCAATCCATCCAGATGCCCCAATGGATTGGAATGCTGCATTTATAGCTGATaaaaactctatatttggagtCGAAATGTTCAAAATATTCGGGCAGGTGCTAGACTTCTTGACTGTTGGAGATGTAACCGATGCTGGAATAAACTGGAGCCATATCTCAAGGAACCGTCTTGCGCAAGAATTGGATGCTGCTTCTTGCTTGACGAAATCCATGGCAGTACTGCATTTGTAA
- the LOC125856856 gene encoding uncharacterized protein At5g43822 — protein sequence MDIIIKKYQQRFRKVKEEMENWNELQSRLISQFTNASSIIQRLQILQDSKNYGALTCVEGIQEAVLLKQMNSLQTILLSMNETMEKFHSVVLSLDKMVRDGRQLIKGGSVQKNLKQLQQHVGMKPSIADCLDGLQLLYEMHQSEYRLKLSVISAISAFALKPSATDDLGALQQLLVDQPNIPKEEVQVIFEIIFAEEIA from the exons ATGgacattataattaaaaagtatCAGCAGAGATTCAGGAAAGTGAAGGAAGAGATGGAGAACTGGAATGAGCTACAATCTCGATTAATTTCTCAATTCACCAATGCTTCTTCCATCATTCAGAGGTTACAG ATTCTTCAGGATTCTAAGAATTATGGTGCTTTGACATGTGTTGAAGGCATTCAAGAAGCTGTCTTGCTGAAACAAATGAATTCTCTACAAACTATCTTGCTTTCAATGAATGAAACTAT GGAAAAGTTTCACTCGGTTGTGCTGTCGCTTGATAAGATGGTTCGTGATGGTAGACAGCTCATAAAAGGGGGATCCGTTCAGAAGAATTTGAAACAGCTACAGCAACACGTTGGGATGAAACCAAGCATTGCTGATTGCTTGGATGGGCTACAACTTCTTTATGAGATGCACCAATCAGA GTACCGTCTGAAATTGTCGGTCATATCAGCAATTTCAGCATTTGCTTTAAAACCCAG TGCAACTGATGATTTAGGTGCACTTCAGCAACTGTTGGTTGATCAGCCTAACATCCCCAAAGAGGAAG TTCAAGTCATTTTTGAAATCATATTTGCTGAAGAGATAGCTTGA